From one Magnolia sinica isolate HGM2019 chromosome 18, MsV1, whole genome shotgun sequence genomic stretch:
- the LOC131233786 gene encoding laccase-6, with the protein MALMRRISHFLLLCLVFLSYNSHALANKWPAGSSTRFYEFKVQTTKVKKLCKSKDIVTVNGMFPGPVVYAQEDDRVIVKVTNESPHNATIHWHGVRQRLSCWSDGPSYITQCPIQAGQTFTYEFTLVQQKGTLLWHAHISWLRATVHGAIVIYPKTGAPYPFPYPYEEHVIVLGEYWYKDVVELEGKVLASGGGPPPADAYLINGHPGPMYNCSANDVYTLDVVPGKTYLLRIINAALNMEHFFGIANHKLTIVEADGEYTKPFMVDQIMITPGQTTNVLVTADQPIGKYSMAMGAYMSARNVSFQNISAVAYFQYAGATTNSVSLAARLPSFNDNLAVKSHMDSLRSLNPHDVPLEIDDNLFFTIGLNVQRCHSSKPNKSCQAPNNGVFAASMNNISFVRPKVSLLQAYYNKIHGYFSADFPGVPLKAYDFVNGAPNNIPNNTQSMIGTRVKVIEYGSRVQLILQDTGTVSTENHPIHLHGYSFYVVGYGSGNYNPRTASLNLVDPPYMNTIGVPVGGWAAIRFTADNPGVWFMHCHLEIHTSWGLSMAFIVKNGEGVLETLPHPPADLPTC; encoded by the exons atggcCTTGATGAGAAGGATTTCTCACTTTCTTCTACTTTGCTTAGTGTTCCTTTCCTATAATTCCCATGCCTTGGCAAATAAATGGCCAGCGGGAAGTTCCACACGTTTCTATGAATtcaag gtACAAACCACGAAAGTTAAAAAGCTATGCAAGAGCAAGGACATTGTCACCGTAAATGGGATGTTTCCGGGGCCTGTCGTTTACGCACAAGAAGATGACAGAGTTATAGTCAAAGTAACGAATGAATCACCACATAATGCCACCATCCACTG GCACGGTGTACGGCAGCGACTGTCTTGTTGGTCTGATGGGCCATCTTACATTACTCAATGCCCGATCCAAGCGGGCCAGACCTTCACGTACGAGTTCACCTTGGTGCAGCAGAAGGGCACACTCCTGTGGCATGCTCACATTTCATGGCTTCGAGCTACTGTCCATGGCGCCATTGTCATTTATCCGAAAACTGGAGCACCCTACCCCTTCCCATACCCTTACGAAGAACATGTCATCGTCCTcg GAGAATACTGGTACAAGGATGTTGTAGAACTCGAGGGCAAGGTGCTGGCAAGCGGTGGAGGGCCGCCACCGGCGGATGCTTATCTCATTAATGGCCACCCTGGCCCCATGTACAATTGCTCGGCCAATG ATGTGTATACACTCGACGTGGTCCCTGGAAAAACATATTTGTTAAGGATAATAAACGCAGCGCTAAACATGGAACACTTCTTTGGGATCGCCAACCACAAGTTAACAATCGTCGAAGCCGATGGTGAATACACAAAGCCGTTCATGGTGGACCAGATCATGATCACACCAGGCCAGACCACCAATGTTCTTGTCACAGCAGACCAGCCCATTGGTAAATATTCAATGGCAATGGGCGCCTACATGTCGGCCAGAAACGTCTCCTTCCAAAACATCTCAGCTGTGGCCTACTTCCAGTACGCGGGCGCCACCACAAACAGCGTCTCATTGGCAGCTCGGCTTCCCAGCTTCAATGACAATCTGGCTGTCAAATCTCACATGGATTCTCTAAGGAGCCTAAACCCACATGATGTCCCGCTAGAGATTGACGATAACCTCTTCTTTACCATTGGATTAAATGTTCAACGATGCCATTCATCGAAGCCGAACAAGAGCTGCCAGGCCCCCAACAATGGCGTCTTCGCAGCATCAATGAACAACATATCATTTGTTAGGCCAAAGGTGTCACTCCTACAAGCATACTATAACAAGATACATGGTTATTTCAGTGCTGATTTTCCTGGGGTCCCCCTTAAGGCCTATGATTTTGTTAATGGTGCACCTAATAACATCCCTAACAATACTCAATCGATGATCGGGACCCGGGTTAAGGTTATTGAGTATGGGTCAAGGGTGCAGCTGATCTTGCAGGATACTGGGACCGTCAGCACGGAGAACCACCCGATTCATTTGCATGGGTACAGTTTCTATGTTGTTGGATATGGGAGTGGTAACTACAACCCTAGGACCGCTTCGCTTAACCTGGTTGATCCACCATACATGAATACAATTGGAGTGCCTGTGGGAGGATGGGCTGCAATTCGATTCACTGCCGACAATCCAG GGGTTTGGTTTATGCATTGCCATCTAGAGATACACACGTCTTGGGGGCTGTCCATGGCATTCATCGTGAAAAATGGAGAGGGAGTATTGGAGACGCTTCCCCATCCTCCAGCAGACTTGCCCACTTGCTAG